CAACCAGCTGTTGACAACAACtattgctgtgttgttgtagttggatTCATTGTAAAACTATGTAATCAACACCaacgaaaatacaaatttaaaataaaatgtaaaattagtttaaacATGCAAACAATTGgccaaaagaaatatatttatagtgtaataataaaaatatcaaattaaggATTATATtgttctttatattatttttaaaattcctaTAAAACAAATgggagtgtgcttgactgtgagatacctgctatttattttgaataaaaccatGTTATCTAATATATActgaatttttttaaaatataccaaggacTATTtgacaataatatttaaataataaccattattatttttatctgatcgtaacatCGACTTTTAACGCTAATCAAGAGGGTGGAAGATTCCTCCTGCTGCATGTTACATACAGgcagaaatttataaattattagtttttcgaataatgtaataataataatttaatgacaattgggaaatcgaaaattatattaaatcctATCTTTAAAGGTATTATGAGACtattaattaaaagataaTGTAAATGGAGTGgtctattttgaatttttggaTTAGTTATTCACTTAACTGTTcgataattttaaatgattaatgattttttatatgattattttagTCAGAGTTCggaatgaaaattgaatagaaattcaaaaaaaaaaaaaattaagtaaagaATTATATGAAATTGGAATTCTTTATATggattataaatttaatataaaatatgtatgtcgatttgaaaagaaataagGAAATACATAATGCTGTTTAAATAATTGTGTAGTTTATTGAAGCCaagcaaatacatatgtatatgtataatcaAAACATAAACTTAACACTTAATCCTGTTTGGAAAGATGCACCTTAGAACCACTTGGGCAGCGCATCATTGGGCAGATTCTTGTGATTGGGCAAAGCGGTGCATGGACGCTGCTGACGCCAGAACTCCTGACGCTTGTTGAGGAAGCAAACGGCTTCCTTGGCCAAGGCAGAGATGTTCTCGGTGTTGGTGTCCGCACGCACCAGATCCGGATGGAGCAACAGCTTCTCGAGGTACTCCTTATCGACGCACAGCTCCCCGAGCAGCTTGCGTGCATTGCGTCGCTCCAGATCCGCTTTCGTGGGCTTCTGGCGCACCATTTGTGGCCGGGCACTGTTCGGTCCCTGTGACTTGGGCGTGTTGTCACCAGACTTGCGTGACTTGCTGCTCTTGGGAGGCGGGACAGTAGATCGTGTCTTGGTGCCAATCGTATTCTCGATGGCTTCCTGTGTCTTCTGCACGCCCAGGCGAAAGGAGGCGAGCTCCGGACGAGCACGCAGTCCGCGATGGAAGAACATCAGACTCTGCTCGAACTGACCGAGATAGTAGAGGGACTCTGCCTTCTGGTAAATGGCGCGAATGTTATTCTTATCTTCGGCCAAAGCGGTTTCGGCATCCTGCAAAGCTTTCGATGCCTCACCCAAGAGAAGATAGCACTTGCTGCGCGAGATTAGCGCATTGATGTCCGTATTGTTCAGCTCCAGGGCCTGTAagatatcaaataaataaatcttgtATTAGAGAAGGAATACCGAGAAGGTTTAGTTGGGTGGAGAGAAGGACTAATGGAACCTTGCAGAAGAACTGTATCGCATTCTCAGGATTTGCATTCTTGATCTCCTTTAATCCCAGCGCTATGATCGAACTTATGTCCGCCTCGTCGGGAATGAGCAACGCCTCGTTGCGATCCTGTTTCTGCTTGATCTGCAGACTCTGCTTGATGTCAAAGGTGCCGGCACTGACAGCCGCTGCCCGATCCTTGTCCGTGTAGAAATCAACAAAGTTCTCCTTcggcttcttcttcttcaacaTCTGCTCCTCGATGCGTTTGCGAGCAGCTCGCAGCTCTGCCTCGATGCGATTGCCACGCTTCGAGCCACCGGCGTCCATATCATCCGGATGCTTGCTGGAGCGGCGTGCGCCTCGTTCTGTGGAGGATTTGCCACCCGCGCCATAGGAGTCGCGACGCTCCCATATCGGTGGCTTATGCGACACCCGGCCACGGCCCTTTGACCTCTTGTTTGACTCGTCCAAATCCTCTTCGTCGGCATTGTTACCAGTGCGTATAAAGCTCTGCAGGAGCTCCTGTTCCTTATCGACGGCTAGAATATTGTTCAACACGCTGGTGGACATTGCGACTCAAGTTGTGCTGCGAATTTTCGTCAATCGAAGCGAGTGTGAAAAATTCACACCTTCGCTGACAGTTGCAAACAAACGGTAATTGATTTGCCATTTGTCGCTGTTGCTTGGAAACTGTGAGGACCTCGAAATGGGTTAACAATcgataacaaataacaatagcaCGTGGCAGGTGGCACGACTTGGTCGAGGAAGGGAGACAACAAGGTGCTGACATTGAAATAGTTGCTCAACTGACACTTGGATTGCATCAAAAGTTAAGTTTAGGGATGAGGATCCCAACCTCAGTTGGTATTCCGCGACTGCAACCTATAGACAATGTTACATTAGTTGCTTTTCTAAAGGGCAAAACGTTggaataatgataataataaaaataatcaaattataaacgtaagaaatataatttatgtttttttcactTCAAAAACATTATGAATTCAATTAGaagaaaaattaaagtatgaaatacattttataaagaagactaaaaaataataataattaataataattagaaatACAGCTAAAAACGTAGTTGAATTTAAtcttaacatttttaacttACAGAATTAAGGTCTTTTTAATCATTAGTTCCTTTAGAGATTTAACTTAAAGAGCTTACCTTGAAAAATAAGGTAACCgtactataataaaataaataaataataaatgtaagaaatataatttaaatccCTGCCAGtcaaatgcattgcatttcaAGGTTTCATTATCACTCATTCCCGCTACATTCAAAACTTTCCTTCCTTAACGATTTATAGTCACCCTCAAACTGTACGCAGCCAGAAGCTTTTGCAAAGCTCCAACAattagcgccatctattgttCATTTCCGAGCAGAGACCgttgcattttgaataaaattgttgccattgctcaTCAGTTCTGAGTTGTTTCACGTTAATTTTCAACATCGTGTGTGAATGCTAATTGAACTTGTATTATTTACCTGATTGTAGCCAGTTAAAGCCTTGTAATACTCTCGCACTTTCATGTGATTATTGCTCTGATCACATAGCAGCTTAATATTCGTTTCGATTTCCTCGAGCGTGtcaactttttgcttttttcgcggcattgcaattattaatatttatttatgttttataacTAATTAGAGTtctttatagtttttttttttattacttcaCGGCACTAAATGCTAAGTGTTTTATATGGCACATCTGTTATGTGTTCTTTCGAACATATTTATAACCGAACATTTTTCTTTCGCCGTGTGCTCAGTTCGCTCGTCAATTGGTAACTGAATCAAAACTCAAAGGTTTGCTCTTCTTTCATATTTCTGTTGGCTCTGCGCTGTTGGCCAAGCCAAAGGGGAAGAGGTAtaagaatgagaatgagaagaACTTGCTttgtggcaaaagtttttggttGTTTCTATcggttgttgtggttgtgttgTGGCTTTTGTAAGTTAGTTTGCATGTGCTGACAAGCCTCAATAAACTTCAATAAACTTGTTTTAATATCTCAACAATTTACTCCTGAAACTTGAAAGAGACCGTGTAACAATAGAAAACTTCCTTTACGTGGCCAGTGAAGATGTCAGGCATGACATCTCTCCACAATGTAACTACATTAGAAAATCTGAAAATACCTTAATTAAagctcattaaatttaatccaATCACTCAAAATCAATGTTTCATTAACGAAGCCAAAAGTCACGCacagtttgtttttggttgtcGGGGCGTTTTCTGGGCTTCTTTTTCGGTACGCAAAATTGTTTAATGGTTTTGTAAAAGCCAATTAAACACCCAGCTGATAAGAGCTGTTTAGCCAATTCATTCAATGGCAATCAATAAAGAAAGGGTAACACAAAGGGGAGCTTATATTGAAGGCCTTTCTTCATTAGGAGCAAACCTCATTTATTGTCTGTGTAAATGGCATTCGCTTGTTAAGAACATTTACTGTAACATATTTATGAAACTATGCAAATTGCTATTAATTTTCTTGTATTGTTTTtagagtaaataaataagtttgatGTCTGTGGCCCCAGCCTGAGACAtagaccagaccagaccagacccGACCAGGCCAGGCCTTGCGTGTTCCCCGCTCATTTGCTCATGGCAGCAACCTTCGCGGCGTGGcgaaacaatttttgtttgccctGCCCTCATAAGCAATCGGCTTCAGTGTTGCCATACATGCCCCCCCTACAGTCCCCTCATTCTCGTATACCCCACCACATTTCCcaggctgaagctgaagacATTTTGTGGCCTATTGAAGCTTGTCTTTTACCATCGTCCCAACTTTGACCTGACAGCTGCTTCTTGTTCCCTTTACGACGTTGCAGACATGATGGAAAAATTATGATATTTGCATACGTTCAAGTTGAGAACTCTGTAAACTTCTTTGCTTCGCCTCCCTAGTTGTAGATTGAACACGAGCTCCTCCGTTATGTGGGTTAGACTTTAAtacttatttgtatttacGACATTTCCAATTCTGTTGACAAATACAGCCGACTCGCTCGGCTCGATTCTAATCGCTTCAATTGCTTGATTGTTTTGGGTGGCAACTCGATGGCATGCAACCGAAGATTGCCACAAACGTTGCAGACCTGTTGCCACTGAATCAACTTATTGTGCTTCCACATACGAGACTTGTATGCACGAGTTGCATAACTTTTAAGTATCTGTCTCTCTCATCTCGAAAAGTTGTCAATCATCTGACACATTTTAAATCACGTACATGTACTTCATGAAGTGTTTGGAATAAGCCAGATATATTAATAGCTGAAATTTAAGCGAAAACatataatatcaataataaatttaatattttataaataatttttattaaatttaaattattattaataataataatgctttaCTACAGaactaatattatttattaggtTAGCTATTCTGGATTAGTGGATAtggctttaaataaataaaaatgaaaataatgtgttcttaaaatattataattaaaaatatacatatcatagtatttttgtaattatatgtagattatacatatttatattacaaataaacataactgtaatttgtttttctagtAGAATAAAATCAGATttcttacatatgtatataacatacagtcaataatacataatacattaACTTCATGgagtataatttaataatttataaacagaataatttataattaaactgACTTACTAATAGTATTGTTTTAATAACCATAAACAATTATagacaaatatattattaatttaaaaatatattttcaattaattcaaCATGTGaatcattcatttattttctctgTTTATAATCTAGTTTGTTATAATATCACTATTCAAATAACCGCAAAATAGCAATGTTAACTCCAAGCAATGTTAACTCAAAATGGCACTGTTAACTACGCGCAATAAGAGAAAATGTTAGTTCAGCTGATACAAGCATAAATGTAGTACATTTGTAGATGTAAACTTATCTAGAaatgctttttcttttcttctacTTCAGACATTGGTCACCCAGTCTTATCTTTTCAAGATAAGAAATGTCTTAATTAATTGAACTCAATGTCAAGGGTATTGCTTAGCAGTTGCACAGCATTCAGCTTTTGTATGGATgtagataatatatatatgcggtgaacatatgtattttcataattacatatagtatatatgtatgtacatatgtttgcatgtaaaaatataaatagcgGCATTTGTGCCGCTCATTGCTTACATATAAGGCAGCAAAAGAATAGCCGATACATTAATTATAACTTCCATATTATTCAATTGTCGAATAGGCTGTAAATACGGCTGTTTTTTGCCGTACCACCCacaataattgatttttcagTTAACTCCCaagcaatacacacacagtaaATACAGTACATAAGAatctatgtgtatgtatgtatataatatactaatcagaagtatacacacacaagtgtAAAAACgtgtatacacacatataaagacttgtgtatgtatgcgtgtatatATTACGCATATATGAATGTTctgagaaaaacaaattaaattaatctatGAGCTATGATTGTGTATTATTCACACTGTCAATTTCATAAGTCACATTGAAAATGCcgtaatttgtgttttttttatttttttttatttgtaacgAGATTAggttatataatttatgtaactGTTGTTTGCGCGGCTCATCAAACAGGAGAGAGAAGATCTGTTGGtaacaataatacaatta
This is a stretch of genomic DNA from Drosophila albomicans strain 15112-1751.03 chromosome 3, ASM965048v2, whole genome shotgun sequence. It encodes these proteins:
- the LOC117569251 gene encoding outer dynein arm-docking complex subunit 4 isoform X2; the encoded protein is MPRKKQKVDTLEEIETNIKLLCDQSNNHMKVREYYKALTGYNQALELNNTDINALISRSKCYLLLGEASKALQDAETALAEDKNNIRAIYQKAESLYYLGQFEQSLMFFHRGLRARPELASFRLGVQKTQEAIENTIGTKTRSTVPPPKSSKSRKSGDNTPKSQGPNSARPQMVRQKPTKADLERRNARKLLGELCVDKEYLEKLLLHPDLVRADTNTENISALAKEAVCFLNKRQEFWRQQRPCTALPNHKNLPNDALPKWF
- the LOC117569251 gene encoding outer dynein arm-docking complex subunit 4 isoform X1 — its product is MSTSVLNNILAVDKEQELLQSFIRTGNNADEEDLDESNKRSKGRGRVSHKPPIWERRDSYGAGGKSSTERGARRSSKHPDDMDAGGSKRGNRIEAELRAARKRIEEQMLKKKKPKENFVDFYTDKDRAAAVSAGTFDIKQSLQIKQKQDRNEALLIPDEADISSIIALGLKEIKNANPENAIQFFCKALELNNTDINALISRSKCYLLLGEASKALQDAETALAEDKNNIRAIYQKAESLYYLGQFEQSLMFFHRGLRARPELASFRLGVQKTQEAIENTIGTKTRSTVPPPKSSKSRKSGDNTPKSQGPNSARPQMVRQKPTKADLERRNARKLLGELCVDKEYLEKLLLHPDLVRADTNTENISALAKEAVCFLNKRQEFWRQQRPCTALPNHKNLPNDALPKWF